The following coding sequences lie in one Pectobacterium sp. A5351 genomic window:
- a CDS encoding mandelate racemase family protein, whose protein sequence is MKIESIDVTVFTYPTRRASDSAGHSHPGPENQARMALLTITADDGQKGYAFAPPEVVRPHIVNAFFRKVLIGQNPFDRERLWQDLVHWQRGSANQLTDRALSIVESALWDLQGRVLNMPVHKLLGGYREKVPAYGSTMCGDELEGGLSTPEEYGQFAEKLVQRGYKAIKLHTWMPPVSFAPSPKIDVKACAAVREAVGSDICLMLDGYHWYSRSDALYIGRELQKLDFTWFEEPMEEQSMASYSWLTKSLDIDVIGPESLSGKYFSRADWVKEGACDILRAGVQGVGGLWPCLKVASLAESFGMDCEIHGNGAPNLNVVGAIKNCRWYERGLLHPFLDYDEPAAYLNSIVDPMDDEGFVHLPQRPGLGEDINFDWIEEHTLSQE, encoded by the coding sequence GTGAAAATAGAATCAATTGATGTCACCGTCTTTACTTATCCCACACGCCGGGCTTCCGATAGTGCGGGTCATTCACACCCGGGACCTGAAAATCAAGCCAGGATGGCGCTGTTAACCATCACGGCAGATGACGGCCAAAAAGGTTACGCTTTCGCGCCGCCGGAAGTGGTTCGTCCTCATATTGTTAATGCTTTCTTCCGCAAGGTGCTGATTGGGCAGAACCCGTTCGACCGTGAACGCCTCTGGCAGGATCTGGTGCATTGGCAACGCGGTAGCGCCAACCAACTGACCGATCGCGCGCTGTCGATTGTGGAATCCGCACTGTGGGATCTGCAAGGTCGCGTACTGAACATGCCGGTGCATAAACTGCTTGGCGGCTACCGTGAAAAAGTCCCAGCCTACGGCAGCACCATGTGTGGCGATGAGCTGGAAGGTGGCTTATCGACGCCAGAGGAATACGGCCAGTTTGCAGAAAAGCTGGTGCAGCGCGGCTATAAAGCCATCAAGTTGCACACCTGGATGCCGCCAGTATCGTTCGCACCCAGCCCGAAGATTGACGTGAAAGCCTGTGCCGCAGTACGTGAAGCCGTCGGCTCGGACATCTGCCTGATGCTGGATGGCTACCACTGGTACAGCCGCAGCGATGCGCTGTATATCGGTCGTGAATTGCAAAAGCTCGATTTCACCTGGTTTGAAGAACCGATGGAAGAACAGAGCATGGCGTCCTATAGCTGGCTGACCAAGAGCCTGGATATCGATGTCATCGGGCCGGAAAGTCTGTCAGGTAAGTACTTCAGCCGTGCTGACTGGGTGAAAGAAGGTGCATGTGACATTTTACGCGCAGGTGTGCAGGGCGTGGGCGGTCTCTGGCCGTGTCTGAAGGTCGCTAGCCTGGCGGAATCCTTCGGGATGGATTGTGAAATTCATGGCAACGGCGCGCCAAACCTCAACGTCGTTGGGGCGATCAAAAACTGCCGCTGGTATGAGCGCGGTCTGCTGCATCCTTTCCTCGATTACGACGAGCCTGCGGCTTATCTGAATTCCATTGTCGATCCGATGGATGACGAGGGCTTTGTGCATCTGCCGCAACGTCCGGGGCTGGGAGAAGATATCAATTTTGACTGGATTGAGGAGCATACCCTAAGTCAAGAATAG
- the pelZ gene encoding pectate lyase PelZ has protein sequence MKRSLLFAALFSTGLVFGVGIPMATAATPAAPELKGFGTDTVAGSGGRIIRVTTLASSGAGSLREALAVKGPRIIVFEVGGIIDLNKSDLRLTEPFVTIAGQTAPSPGITIIRGGMGISTHDVLMQHIRFRIGDAGTGKKSGFERDVSINGKDAYNVVIDHSSFAWGTDENLSISGPRYDGPQGTAHRITLSNNIIAEGLYDSAHTKGIHSMGTLVHDNVTDVAIVGNLYAHNNERNAWFKAGSTGVMVNNLIYNPGIWGIRVGGVKEEWEGKTMPASPRVSVAGNVIHYGTNTKAGLGLVGSNSSGDVWMSDNLAYDTNGKAAPQTSGSGINLLKVSSIWPSGLTSAPASATTNQVLQSAGARPKDRDTVDKRIVDNFKQRKGSFVNSQEEVGGYPVATATYRQLNVPSTGVDAWLQQMAKALE, from the coding sequence ATGAAACGTTCTCTTCTGTTCGCCGCACTGTTCAGCACTGGATTAGTATTCGGTGTCGGCATACCGATGGCTACCGCCGCCACACCGGCCGCACCAGAGTTGAAAGGATTCGGGACCGATACCGTCGCAGGTAGCGGTGGGCGTATTATTCGCGTCACAACACTGGCCTCTTCCGGTGCCGGTTCACTCCGCGAAGCTCTGGCCGTCAAAGGGCCACGCATTATTGTTTTTGAGGTTGGCGGAATTATCGATCTGAATAAAAGCGACCTCAGATTAACGGAACCGTTTGTCACCATCGCTGGCCAGACGGCCCCCTCTCCCGGCATTACCATCATTCGCGGTGGAATGGGCATTAGCACGCATGATGTGCTCATGCAGCATATCCGTTTTCGCATCGGTGATGCCGGTACGGGTAAAAAAAGCGGCTTTGAACGCGATGTTTCAATCAACGGTAAAGATGCCTACAACGTTGTGATCGACCATTCGAGCTTCGCGTGGGGTACAGACGAAAATCTGTCTATTTCTGGCCCACGCTACGACGGGCCGCAAGGCACCGCACACCGTATCACGCTCTCGAATAACATCATCGCTGAAGGCCTATATGACTCAGCCCACACCAAAGGCATCCACTCAATGGGCACGCTGGTTCACGATAACGTGACCGACGTGGCGATTGTGGGCAACCTGTACGCCCACAACAATGAGCGCAACGCCTGGTTCAAGGCCGGCTCAACGGGCGTCATGGTCAATAACCTAATCTATAACCCTGGCATTTGGGGGATTCGCGTTGGCGGAGTCAAGGAAGAATGGGAAGGAAAAACCATGCCCGCCAGCCCACGCGTCTCCGTTGCGGGTAACGTAATACATTACGGCACCAATACCAAAGCCGGTTTAGGACTCGTAGGCAGTAACAGCTCCGGCGATGTCTGGATGTCGGATAATCTCGCTTACGACACCAACGGAAAAGCCGCACCGCAAACCTCGGGCAGCGGGATTAATCTACTTAAGGTATCCTCTATTTGGCCTTCAGGCTTAACGTCAGCGCCTGCCAGCGCTACCACCAATCAGGTTCTGCAAAGTGCAGGCGCACGACCCAAAGATCGTGATACCGTCGATAAGCGCATCGTGGATAACTTCAAACAGCGCAAAGGCAGTTTCGTGAACAGCCAGGAAGAGGTTGGTGGCTATCCCGTGGCAACGGCAACCTACCGTCAGTTGAACGTGCCGAGCACCGGCGTGGATGCCTGGCTACAGCAGATGGCAAAAGCGCTCGAATAA
- the ppiA gene encoding peptidylprolyl isomerase A, which produces MLKRTLVAAAALLSLTAFSSAFAASNTTTRVLLTTSAGNIELSLDNQKAPVSVKNFVEYVNNGFYNGTTFHRVIPGFMVQGGGFSGEMSQKATNAPIKNEADNGLRNQRGTIAMARTAEKDSATSQFFINVADNAFLDHGQRDFGYAVFGKVVKGMDVVDKISQVPTKNVGPYQNVPTTPIMIQSAKVLP; this is translated from the coding sequence ATGCTTAAACGTACTCTGGTTGCTGCGGCAGCCCTTCTTTCTCTAACGGCATTCTCTTCGGCCTTTGCGGCTTCCAACACCACCACACGTGTGTTGTTGACGACGTCTGCGGGCAATATCGAACTGTCTTTAGATAACCAAAAAGCACCAGTTTCGGTAAAGAATTTTGTCGAGTACGTTAACAATGGTTTTTATAACGGAACGACATTTCACCGTGTCATCCCTGGTTTTATGGTGCAGGGCGGTGGCTTTTCTGGCGAAATGAGCCAAAAAGCGACGAATGCGCCGATCAAAAATGAAGCCGACAACGGCTTGCGTAACCAGCGCGGAACGATTGCGATGGCGCGTACCGCAGAAAAGGATAGCGCGACTAGCCAGTTCTTTATCAACGTCGCAGACAATGCATTCCTTGATCACGGCCAACGTGATTTTGGCTACGCCGTGTTCGGTAAGGTTGTGAAAGGTATGGACGTTGTGGATAAGATCTCTCAGGTGCCAACGAAGAACGTCGGGCCTTACCAGAATGTGCCTACCACGCCTATTATGATTCAGTCCGCGAAAGTGCTGCCCTGA
- the pelC gene encoding pectate lyase PelC: MKYLLPSAAAGLLLLAAQPTMAANTGGYATTDGGDVAGAVKKTAHSMQDIIDLIEAAKLDSNGKKVKGGAYPLVITYDGNEDALIKAAENDICGQWKKDARGVEIKEFTKGITILGTNGSSANFGIWLTKSSDVVIRNMRFGYMPGGAQDGDAIRIDNTPNVWIDHNEIFAKNFECAGTKDGDTTFESAIDIKKASTNVTVSYNYIHGIKKVGLSGFSSSDTGRDLTYHHNIYDDVNARLPLQRGGKVHAYNNLYTGITSSGLNVRQKGIALIERNWFENAKNPVTSRYDGSNFGTWELRNNNIMSPADFAKYNITWDKDSKDYVNAEDWKSTDTFPSVPYSYSTVSPQCVKDKLANYAGVGKNLAVLTAASCN; the protein is encoded by the coding sequence ATGAAATACCTACTGCCTTCTGCAGCCGCTGGGCTGTTATTACTTGCGGCCCAACCGACGATGGCGGCAAATACGGGCGGTTACGCCACCACTGACGGTGGTGACGTTGCCGGTGCCGTGAAAAAAACGGCACATTCCATGCAGGACATCATTGATCTCATCGAAGCCGCGAAGCTGGATTCCAATGGTAAGAAAGTCAAGGGTGGCGCTTACCCGCTCGTCATCACCTATGACGGTAATGAAGATGCGCTGATCAAAGCCGCAGAGAACGACATCTGCGGTCAGTGGAAGAAAGATGCACGTGGTGTGGAAATCAAAGAGTTTACCAAAGGGATTACCATCCTCGGCACCAACGGTTCTTCCGCTAACTTCGGGATCTGGCTGACGAAATCATCCGATGTCGTCATCCGTAACATGCGCTTTGGCTATATGCCGGGCGGCGCTCAGGACGGCGATGCGATTCGTATCGATAACACCCCGAACGTCTGGATTGACCACAACGAGATCTTCGCGAAAAACTTTGAATGCGCAGGTACAAAAGACGGTGATACCACATTCGAATCCGCGATTGATATCAAGAAAGCCTCTACCAACGTGACGGTATCGTACAACTACATTCACGGCATCAAAAAGGTGGGACTGAGCGGCTTCAGCAGCAGTGATACAGGCCGTGACCTGACTTACCATCACAATATTTATGACGATGTTAACGCTCGCCTCCCACTGCAACGTGGCGGTAAGGTTCATGCCTACAACAACCTGTACACTGGCATCACCAGCTCTGGCCTGAACGTGCGCCAGAAAGGGATTGCATTGATCGAACGTAACTGGTTCGAAAATGCGAAAAACCCGGTGACCTCACGTTACGACGGCTCCAACTTCGGTACCTGGGAGCTGCGTAATAACAACATCATGAGCCCAGCCGACTTCGCGAAATACAACATCACCTGGGATAAAGACTCCAAGGACTACGTGAACGCGGAAGATTGGAAGAGCACCGACACATTCCCTTCTGTTCCGTACAGCTACTCTACTGTTTCCCCACAGTGCGTGAAGGATAAACTGGCAAACTATGCCGGTGTAGGTAAAAACCTTGCCGTACTGACAGCAGCAAGCTGTAACTAA
- the pelA gene encoding pectate lyase PelA, whose amino-acid sequence MKYLLPSAAAGLLLLAAQPTMAANTGGYATTDGGDISGAVKKTARSLQEIVDIIEAAKKDSSGKEVKGGAYPLVITYNGNEDALIKAAEANICGQWSKDPRGVEIKEFTKGITILGTNGSSANFGIWIVNSSNVVVRNMRFGYMPGGAKDGDAIRIDNSPNTWIDHNEIFAKNFECAGTPDNDTTFESAVDIKKGSTNVTVSYNYIHGIKKVGLSGSSNTDTGRNLTYHHNIYSDVNSRLPLQRGGQVHAYNNLYDGIKSSGFNVRQKGIALIESNWFENALNPVTARNDESNFGTWELRNNNITSPSDFTKYNITWGKPSTPHINADDWKSTGKFPALPYSYSPVSAQCVKDKLASYAGVGKNLAVLTAANCK is encoded by the coding sequence ATGAAATACCTACTGCCTTCTGCAGCCGCTGGGCTGTTGCTGCTTGCTGCCCAACCTACAATGGCTGCAAATACGGGAGGTTATGCCACCACGGACGGCGGCGACATTTCCGGTGCGGTGAAAAAGACAGCGCGTTCTCTACAAGAGATCGTCGATATCATTGAAGCTGCGAAAAAAGACTCAAGCGGTAAAGAGGTTAAAGGTGGGGCCTACCCGCTCGTCATTACCTACAACGGTAATGAAGATGCGCTAATCAAAGCCGCCGAAGCTAACATCTGCGGCCAGTGGAGCAAAGATCCACGCGGAGTGGAAATCAAAGAGTTCACCAAGGGGATCACCATCCTTGGAACCAACGGTTCTTCCGCTAACTTCGGTATCTGGATTGTAAACTCTTCCAACGTTGTCGTGCGTAACATGCGCTTCGGCTATATGCCCGGTGGCGCAAAAGATGGCGATGCCATCCGTATTGATAACTCCCCAAACACCTGGATCGATCACAACGAGATCTTCGCCAAAAACTTCGAATGCGCCGGTACGCCAGACAACGACACCACGTTTGAATCGGCTGTCGATATCAAGAAAGGGTCAACTAACGTCACAGTGTCATACAACTACATCCATGGCATTAAAAAGGTAGGATTGAGCGGCTCAAGCAATACGGATACAGGCCGTAACCTAACTTACCATCACAATATTTACAGCGATGTTAACTCACGTCTGCCGCTACAGCGTGGTGGTCAAGTGCATGCGTACAACAACCTGTATGACGGCATCAAAAGTTCAGGCTTTAACGTCCGTCAGAAAGGGATTGCGCTGATCGAAAGCAACTGGTTCGAAAATGCGCTCAACCCGGTGACCGCACGTAATGATGAATCCAACTTCGGCACTTGGGAACTCCGTAACAACAACATTACCAGTCCGTCTGATTTTACCAAATACAACATCACTTGGGGTAAACCATCCACACCACACATCAATGCGGATGACTGGAAGAGCACTGGCAAATTCCCTGCTCTCCCGTATAGCTACTCCCCGGTTTCCGCACAGTGCGTGAAGGATAAACTGGCAAGCTACGCTGGCGTAGGTAAAAACCTGGCAGTACTGACAGCCGCTAACTGTAAATAA
- the pelB gene encoding pectate lyase PelB, whose translation MKYLLPTAAAGLLLFAAQPTMAANTGGYATTDGGDTSGAVKKTARSLKEIVDIIEAAKVDSKGKQVKGGAYPLIITYNGNEDSLIKAAENNICGQWSKDARGVEIKEFTKGITIQGTNGSSANFGIWIINSSNVVVRNMRFGYMPGGAQDGDAIRIDNSPNVWIDHNEIFAKNFECKGTPDNDTTFESAVDIKKGSTNVTVSYNYIHGIKKVGLSGSSNTDTGRNLTYHHNIYRDVNSRLPLQRGGLVHAYNNLYDGITGSGFNVRQKGIALIESNWFENALNPVTARNDSSNFGTWELRNNNITKPADFSKYKITWGKPSSPHINADDWKSTGKFPSISYKYTPVSAQCVKDKLASYAGVGKNLAVLTASDCK comes from the coding sequence ATGAAATACCTATTGCCTACGGCAGCCGCCGGATTATTACTGTTCGCCGCTCAGCCAACCATGGCCGCAAATACAGGCGGTTATGCCACCACGGACGGTGGAGACACTTCAGGGGCCGTAAAAAAGACCGCACGCTCTCTGAAAGAAATTGTGGATATCATTGAAGCCGCAAAAGTGGATTCAAAAGGCAAGCAAGTCAAAGGCGGTGCCTATCCGCTTATCATCACCTATAACGGTAATGAAGACTCGCTCATCAAAGCAGCCGAAAACAATATCTGCGGTCAGTGGAGTAAGGACGCACGCGGTGTAGAAATCAAAGAGTTTACCAAAGGGATCACTATTCAGGGCACCAATGGCTCATCCGCCAACTTCGGGATCTGGATTATCAATTCATCCAACGTTGTTGTACGTAATATGCGCTTTGGCTACATGCCGGGCGGTGCGCAAGACGGCGATGCCATTCGTATTGATAACTCGCCGAACGTCTGGATTGACCACAATGAGATCTTTGCCAAAAACTTTGAATGTAAAGGCACACCAGACAACGACACCACGTTTGAATCGGCCGTCGATATCAAGAAAGGGTCAACTAACGTCACAGTGTCATACAACTACATCCATGGCATTAAAAAGGTAGGATTGAGCGGCTCAAGCAATACGGATACAGGCCGTAACCTGACTTACCATCACAATATCTATCGCGATGTTAACTCACGTCTGCCGCTGCAGCGTGGCGGTCTGGTTCATGCGTACAATAACCTGTATGACGGCATCACCGGTTCAGGCTTTAACGTTCGTCAGAAAGGGATTGCGCTGATCGAAAGCAACTGGTTTGAAAATGCGCTGAACCCAGTGACCGCACGTAACGACAGCTCCAACTTCGGTACCTGGGAGTTGCGTAACAACAACATCACCAAACCGGCAGACTTCTCCAAATACAAAATCACCTGGGGCAAGCCTTCCTCTCCTCATATCAATGCGGATGACTGGAAAAGCACCGGTAAGTTCCCTTCCATCTCTTATAAATACACCCCGGTTTCTGCACAGTGCGTGAAGGATAAACTGGCAAGCTATGCTGGCGTAGGCAAAAACCTGGCGGTACTGACAGCATCTGACTGTAAATAA
- a CDS encoding ATP-binding cassette domain-containing protein, which translates to MTTLLSVQSVSYGNSKGLLLDEMTFSVNKYDRIGLIGYNGSGKSTVLKILSSALDGFNGNVIISRKCILARVEQELPAALASRSLLEGIIDVLPENEKASSTWRCESLLKEMGFQQEFFEETVENLSGGQHTRLLLARALILNPDLLLLDEPSNHLDLPTMLWLENFLKNWNGTFILVSHDSYLLDKVTESTLILRDKRIKYFHLPCTEARKRLLESDKADLERNHSESKEIERIEKSARRLADWGRIYDNEGLARKALEMNRRVEKLKDDQTVLTEGSKWRLTLKGEAIDADRLLEIRESEIRADKDSDLLFKLDHKKVRTGDRIAIIGSNGVGKSTLLKYIWEKYRNNNSSNLVFHQKVTIGYYDQILNQLRNENTIINSVTDFSKASDIECKMALIGAGFPYIRHNQLVQSLSGGERARLLFIGLSLSKFSLLILDEPTNHLDLEGKEELEAALSNFEGALLLVTHDRKLIKNSCNRYWSIHNKSLHEWNEVNQAYEHVTREINNPKSLDKVSDNDKTSYNNLNEDELLKNLFELESKLDSDMKRKSKHQKIQLQLSWKKEINEIKNLLNLN; encoded by the coding sequence ATGACCACGTTATTATCTGTTCAGTCAGTAAGTTATGGAAACTCTAAAGGACTATTGTTGGATGAAATGACATTCAGCGTAAATAAATACGACAGAATAGGTTTAATAGGTTACAACGGTAGCGGTAAAAGTACGGTGCTAAAAATTCTTAGCAGTGCACTCGACGGTTTTAATGGGAACGTTATAATTTCTAGGAAATGTATACTTGCAAGGGTTGAGCAAGAACTACCTGCCGCACTAGCTTCGCGCTCGCTTTTAGAAGGTATCATAGATGTTTTACCTGAGAATGAGAAGGCTAGCTCTACATGGCGGTGTGAATCTTTACTGAAAGAGATGGGCTTTCAACAAGAATTTTTTGAGGAAACGGTCGAGAATCTTAGTGGGGGTCAGCATACCCGTTTATTGCTTGCACGTGCTTTAATTCTCAATCCAGATTTGTTACTACTGGATGAGCCAAGCAACCATTTGGACTTACCAACTATGCTTTGGCTAGAAAATTTCTTAAAAAATTGGAATGGTACATTTATATTAGTATCGCACGATAGTTATTTACTGGATAAAGTTACTGAAAGCACGTTGATCCTTCGCGACAAACGAATAAAATATTTCCATTTGCCATGTACAGAAGCACGGAAGAGGCTTTTAGAAAGTGACAAGGCAGATTTGGAGAGAAACCATTCAGAATCGAAAGAAATAGAGAGAATTGAAAAAAGTGCACGCAGGTTGGCTGATTGGGGGAGAATATACGACAATGAAGGATTAGCTAGAAAAGCTTTAGAGATGAACAGGCGAGTGGAAAAGTTAAAGGATGATCAAACAGTTTTAACTGAAGGAAGCAAATGGAGACTAACCTTAAAAGGTGAAGCTATAGATGCTGATAGATTATTAGAAATAAGAGAGAGTGAGATCAGAGCGGATAAGGATTCTGATTTATTATTCAAACTAGATCATAAGAAAGTGCGTACAGGAGACCGTATTGCGATAATTGGTAGCAACGGAGTTGGTAAGTCAACTTTGTTGAAATATATATGGGAAAAGTATAGAAATAATAATTCTTCGAATTTGGTTTTCCACCAGAAAGTCACTATAGGCTATTATGATCAAATTTTAAATCAATTAAGAAATGAAAATACGATTATAAATTCCGTTACTGACTTTTCAAAAGCTAGCGACATTGAGTGTAAAATGGCTTTAATCGGAGCAGGGTTTCCATATATAAGACATAATCAACTTGTTCAATCACTGAGTGGAGGTGAAAGAGCTCGCCTTTTATTTATAGGACTAAGTCTATCCAAATTTTCATTATTGATTTTGGATGAGCCAACAAATCATCTTGATTTAGAAGGTAAAGAAGAGTTAGAAGCTGCATTAAGTAATTTTGAAGGAGCGTTGTTATTAGTTACTCATGACAGAAAACTCATTAAAAATTCATGTAATCGTTATTGGTCTATTCACAATAAATCATTACATGAGTGGAACGAAGTAAACCAAGCATATGAACATGTAACTCGCGAAATTAACAATCCAAAATCTCTCGATAAAGTTAGTGATAATGATAAAACTTCTTATAATAATCTTAATGAAGATGAGTTATTGAAAAATTTATTTGAACTTGAATCGAAGCTGGATAGTGACATGAAAAGAAAAAGTAAGCATCAAAAAATACAATTACAACTATCTTGGAAAAAGGAAATAAACGAGATAAAAAATCTTCTAAACTTAAATTAA
- a CDS encoding amino acid adenylation domain-containing protein gives MTGNDEAVENPLADIQQPTAFGQRVGAAHGEQRHSSELLRQYPTSLVSAAWSWLLYKYSGEEQVCAALVTCDLPDHVRPLIAYFHQRDRLVSEWIAAVGSSCDPQSSPGIPAADTQHALFSSLLIVGEMASLPVVVQKAAQSVALIVLVHNDRLILTAPDGQFDNHQLQRIARHLTQLLDGLLAQRWEHLAQIRLSPRVAPLPHRTTTPTLHDELLARLTQEERQDRVAIRFQERDISYRELLQRVALIQQVLAAQGITAGQRVGLHLSRQPDTVAALLACLFSQVAFVPLEPDFPGERLQAIQQEAVLAAVLQDSYTGGSLAFDCPILNLGDLPYAASDATASVQVARTGGAETAAYMMFTSGSTGKPKGVVIGQRALQTFIHASTERLALTDQANWLLITTLAFDISMLEVFAPLWVGGVLHLTTHEEYKDPQAVAAYLQARPDINVLQATPAFWRMMFKAGWQGKPDLVALCGGEALDLRLAQRLVSRCRTLWNCYGPTEATIWSQMAQIDGTALENQHTVALGNTLAGYQHLVIDDDRHPLVEGMVGELCILGDALSSGYWQRDDLTQDRFIQQVESGQRMYRTGDKVRLLTDDRYQYLGRFDDQVKLRGFRIELGEIEAQLKRIEQVQDAAVKLQGEGDDAVLVGYVEYKPSSEMTKLALRKQLHQFLPAYMVPGRIVVLDKLPKTGSGKVDRKRLTDV, from the coding sequence ATGACAGGGAACGATGAAGCAGTGGAGAACCCGCTGGCGGATATCCAACAGCCCACGGCCTTTGGGCAGCGGGTAGGTGCCGCGCATGGTGAACAGCGCCACAGCAGTGAACTGCTCCGACAATACCCTACGTCGCTGGTGAGCGCGGCATGGAGCTGGCTGCTGTACAAATACAGCGGTGAAGAGCAGGTGTGTGCCGCGCTCGTCACGTGCGATCTTCCTGACCACGTAAGACCGCTGATCGCATATTTTCATCAGCGCGATCGTCTTGTTAGCGAGTGGATCGCAGCAGTGGGATCGTCGTGCGATCCGCAGTCGTCACCAGGGATTCCGGCAGCCGACACGCAGCATGCGCTGTTTAGCAGCCTGCTGATCGTGGGGGAAATGGCATCGTTACCTGTGGTTGTACAAAAAGCGGCGCAAAGCGTGGCGCTGATCGTACTGGTGCATAACGATCGATTGATTCTGACGGCACCTGACGGACAGTTCGATAACCATCAGCTACAGCGTATTGCCCGCCATCTCACGCAGCTACTCGATGGGCTGCTGGCACAGCGTTGGGAGCATCTGGCGCAGATTCGCCTCAGTCCGCGGGTGGCACCGCTACCTCACAGGACGACGACGCCCACCCTGCACGATGAACTGCTGGCGCGTCTTACTCAGGAAGAACGGCAGGACCGTGTAGCCATTCGCTTTCAGGAACGTGACATCAGCTATCGGGAACTGTTGCAACGCGTAGCGCTGATTCAACAGGTACTGGCTGCACAGGGCATCACGGCTGGTCAGCGTGTGGGGTTGCACCTTAGCCGTCAGCCTGACACCGTGGCGGCGCTGCTGGCCTGCCTGTTTTCTCAGGTGGCGTTTGTGCCGCTGGAGCCGGATTTTCCGGGGGAACGCCTACAGGCGATTCAGCAGGAAGCGGTACTGGCCGCAGTCTTGCAGGACAGCTACACCGGCGGTTCGCTGGCGTTTGACTGCCCGATCCTGAACCTCGGCGATTTACCGTATGCCGCCAGCGATGCCACCGCAAGCGTACAGGTGGCACGGACGGGGGGCGCGGAAACGGCGGCCTACATGATGTTTACCTCCGGTTCTACGGGGAAACCGAAAGGTGTTGTGATTGGTCAACGGGCACTGCAAACCTTTATTCATGCCAGCACTGAGCGGCTGGCTTTAACGGATCAAGCCAACTGGCTGCTGATTACCACGCTGGCGTTCGATATCTCCATGCTGGAAGTGTTTGCGCCGCTGTGGGTCGGCGGCGTGTTGCACCTGACCACGCATGAGGAATACAAAGATCCGCAGGCGGTCGCGGCGTATTTACAGGCTCGACCAGACATCAATGTCTTGCAGGCCACGCCCGCGTTTTGGCGCATGATGTTCAAAGCAGGCTGGCAGGGTAAACCCGATCTGGTGGCGCTGTGCGGCGGTGAAGCGCTGGATCTGCGACTGGCGCAGCGTCTGGTCAGCCGTTGCAGGACGCTGTGGAATTGCTATGGGCCAACAGAGGCGACGATTTGGTCGCAGATGGCGCAGATCGATGGCACAGCGTTAGAGAATCAGCATACGGTTGCGCTGGGGAACACGCTGGCGGGCTATCAGCATCTGGTGATCGATGACGATCGTCATCCGCTGGTGGAAGGGATGGTGGGGGAACTGTGCATTCTTGGTGACGCGCTGAGCAGCGGATACTGGCAGCGTGACGATCTGACACAGGATCGTTTTATTCAGCAAGTGGAATCTGGGCAGAGAATGTACCGCACTGGTGATAAAGTCCGGCTGCTGACGGACGATCGTTATCAGTATCTTGGTCGTTTCGACGATCAGGTGAAATTACGGGGATTTCGCATCGAACTAGGAGAGATCGAGGCGCAGTTGAAGCGGATCGAACAGGTACAGGATGCGGCCGTGAAACTTCAGGGGGAAGGGGATGACGCGGTGCTGGTCGGCTACGTGGAGTATAAACCCAGCTCAGAGATGACCAAGCTGGCGCTGCGCAAACAGCTGCACCAGTTTTTACCGGCGTACATGGTGCCGGGGCGCATTGTGGTGCTTGATAAGCTGCCGAAAACCGGCAGCGGTAAAGTCGATCGTAAACGCCTGACGGACGTCTGA